Proteins encoded together in one Branchiostoma floridae strain S238N-H82 chromosome 18, Bfl_VNyyK, whole genome shotgun sequence window:
- the LOC118405755 gene encoding ubiquitin-conjugating enzyme E2 E1-like, with protein sequence MSAAEQAGTSSSSSSNSSRRPKDQRDNNLKLLKSTKALSTSAKRIQKELAEITLDPPPNCSAGPKGDNLYEWVSTILGPPGSVYEGGVFFLDIHFSQDYPFKPPKVTFRTRIYHCNINSQGVICLDILKDNWSPALTISKVLLSICSLLTDCNPNDPLVGTIATQYTNTRDEHDRIARQWTKRYAT encoded by the exons ATGTCTGCAGCCGAGCAAGCCGGGACGTCCTCAAGTTCTTCCTCCAACTCTTCTCGAAGACCcaaggaccagagagacaacaACCTTAAGCTGCTCAAGTCCACCAAGGCGCTGTCCACCAGCGCTAAGAG GATCCAGAAAGAGCTGGCAGAAATCACGCTGGACCCACCACCCAACTGCAG TGCTGGTCCGAAGGGCGACAACCTGTATGAATGGGTGTCCACCATCCTGGGGCCGCCTGGGTCTGTGTACGAGGGCGGAGTTTTCTTCCTGGACATCCACTTCTCTCAAGACTATCCCTTCAAACCTCCTAAG GTGACATTCCGGACCCGTATCTACCACTGTAACATCAACAGCCAAGGTGTGATCTGTCTGGACATACTGAAGGACAACTGGAGCCCCGCCCTCACCATCTCCAAAGTCCTGCTGTCCATCTGCTCACTGCTAACTGACTGCAATCCAA ATGACCCTCTAGTTGGAACAATTGCCACACAGTATACCAACACGAGAGACGAACATGACAGGATAGCTCGCCAATGGACAAAGAGATACGCCACATAA